In Providencia zhijiangensis, a single window of DNA contains:
- the phnV gene encoding 2-aminoethylphosphonate ABC transport system, membrane component PhnV, with product MLIWSKTGRAISTAIAITLFSCLFLLPLVMILMSSFSRQWNGILPSGFTFEHFVNAFQGPAWEAILSSLIIGFCASLFALFCGLWAALALRRHSAKVQKYLGIAFYLPSAIPSVSIGLGILVAFSQGYLQMNGTFWIVFSAHFVLISAFTFSNVSTGLTRISADIENVAFSLGASPWYRLCHVTLPLLMPWMISAVALSLSLSLGELGATMMLYPPGWATLPVSIFSLTDRGNIANGSALTIVLVAITLLLMMKLEKVAKRLGQR from the coding sequence ATGTTAATTTGGTCTAAAACTGGGCGAGCCATTTCAACCGCTATCGCCATCACGCTATTTTCTTGCTTGTTTTTGCTGCCATTAGTGATGATTTTAATGTCCAGCTTTAGCCGACAATGGAACGGTATTTTGCCCTCTGGCTTTACCTTCGAACATTTTGTGAATGCGTTTCAAGGGCCTGCATGGGAAGCAATTCTATCCAGCCTGATTATCGGCTTTTGCGCCAGTCTGTTCGCACTGTTTTGCGGTCTGTGGGCAGCCCTTGCTTTACGTCGCCATAGTGCCAAAGTACAAAAATATCTGGGTATCGCGTTCTATTTACCGAGTGCCATTCCATCGGTGTCAATTGGATTGGGGATCTTAGTGGCATTTAGCCAAGGCTATTTGCAGATGAACGGCACTTTCTGGATTGTGTTTTCCGCTCATTTTGTTCTGATTTCCGCATTCACCTTTAGCAATGTCTCCACTGGGTTAACTCGAATTTCCGCGGACATTGAGAATGTGGCATTCAGTTTAGGCGCTTCCCCATGGTATCGCCTGTGCCATGTCACCCTACCGCTGTTGATGCCGTGGATGATCTCCGCTGTGGCCTTGAGCCTGTCTTTGTCCCTCGGCGAGTTGGGTGCCACGATGATGCTGTATCCCCCAGGCTGGGCGACGTTGCCAGTGTCAATTTTCAGCCTTACCGACCGCGGAAATATCGCCAACGGCTCCGCACTGACCATCGTCCTAGTCGCGATCACACTGTTGTTGATGATGAAGTTAGAGAAAGTAGCAAAGAGATTGGGGCAGAGGTAA